The genomic interval TTAATTATTGAGCAATCAGATGAGAGAAGTCATGGCTATCTTGCAAattcaaaaatgaaaagtaGAGTCAGACAGGTGTGTAACATGCACACTGTTACAGCAAACATGTCTAACAATTCATGTGTTACAAACAAAGTGAGCCAACTTGTCTACCACCGCACAAATAGCATCACACAGACCAAGAACACCTCACACACCGGAGCATTATATAACAAAGCAACACAGCTCATTCTCCATTCTCCTGGGAGAGGCCGACAGCATATAAAGAGACAGACATTTGTAGTGAACACCCCCCTCAGCAGGAACCAGCAACACATTCTCATTCTCCAAGGATCCCCTCATGATAACTGGTGTTTTTCTTTACCCCAGCTTAAAAAGGTCAGGGCCTGACTCCGTGCTTTACACGCCCACAGTCGTTGTATTTCCTGGAGCGTGGTGCACCACCAGCTAGCCCACAAGCTAATTAATCCAACCTGCCTTACAACCACCCGTCAAGCACTTCATCAGCCCCGGTCAGTAGCTGCGGTAAAGGGTCAGTGCTTCTCAAACGGCCAGGGTGCCGAAGCGTGAACAGACCACGGTGGAAACAAATCCAGACTAAGACGGAGGTGTCGGTTACGTGAGAGCTTATACATACTGTCATACATACACACTTGTCTGGTCTTTTGGTGATTTTATGTCGCAAATGTCTTTTATaaaccatttttttctttctgctctgctttctttaatgaatttcatttatttcaagaGTGAACTGATTACATTTAAACTGTAAATCATTCAATGTAACACCCTCAATTATTTCTCAGTGTTGGAGGCACAAACTCAGACTCACTGTGTTTGCTACATGCAGCTGCAGGGTTAATATTACATTGACCCTTCTATGGTCAATACAATTGAATAGATTAGCACTCTCATTTCTACAGGCTTAGTGGATGCAGGCTTCACTGATCACTCACAGATCATCCATATCTACCCAGATCACCCGCTGTTTCTTAGCTCAACCTCATCTGCCAGAGGGgaatcaataaaacatttatgaTTAATTGATTTGGTCTGATGAAAAGATCAAATCCATGCTTAATTAAATATGCGAGGCTTGCTGCAGTGTGTCTTTTTAAGAAAAATGATGGGCAAATAGAAAAGTggtgaaattaaaaatgtaagccaaacataaaaacaaagtttaataAGCTGTCAGACTTCTGCAAGAataacaacacagcagcagataaTACATTAGAATCAGtacagactgtgtgtgtctaaatataattttaaatcttttttcttGTGATCAAAATTTTCAGCAAAAAATCAACAAGAGACTGATAAATAAAGGTGGACTATTTCCCCAGGTGTTTTATGGTTTAAAGAGCCGTTAAGGCCAACACAGGCTACATCAGTGGATGCCCCATGCTGAGGCTGGACTACCTTGATAAACGAGCTGGGGGATTATTGCAGGTGGTACTTTTCTGTGCCTTGCTTTTTGTGGCCTTATCGATTGTTGTCTCTTTCAAGCACTTGTTAACACTCTATAAGGCAATTTAATAGGCTTTAAAACGACGAGTTAAAAAGGCTGGATGCAATTTAATTTCACCGTCTTTAGATTTTTCATGATGATAATCATTTTTGCCTGATTCATCTAAAAAGTCAAGTTGTCGTCCCACAGAAAATATAAATGACATGCTAATTCCTATTGTGCTTTCATTAGTGTTCTTCAAAATTAAAGGAGGGATGGTTGTTAAAGCacttgtgaggagttttaactggATATGTAACTTTCACAACCCATCTTAAACGATGACTCAAGACGCATCAGGTCTGTTATCACTAACTCTTATccatttctgtctgtctgtctgtctgtctctctctctctctatctgtccctgtcactgtgtctttctcttgtgtgtgcgcgtgtgtttcCCAAATTTTACAGGTTTAATGTATGCATTTTTACTTGTGTGATATACTGATATGTTGGTCCATGTTTATTTGGTTCAACTCTGGACAAGTGGTGGGCGTATcgattctgtgtttttaaattaacagtatATGTCATGGGAACTGTCTTTCAAGGGttgcattttataaaaaaaaaaaaaaaaaactgaaagtaTTGTATCGGGTATCGAATAAGTTTGGTAACGtatggaatcataaaagtgtggtatcgcccagcactactcCGTACATGTCTCTCTGTAAAGCTGAACGACACTTTAATGTGCTTACTTGcacttttgtataacttatatatgctcttgtgatgtattgttgttttcattgtcatgtaATCATGTACTGTTTCCATCTGTTAGCCATCTTAATCATTTTTTATGAGCTCTGTTTTGACCAGCCGGGGAAGACAGGTGAAAATTTGCTTTATGGCTAACTCTagcatatttacatggatgcaatgctgaaatgttcattaatatgcactatccctttcaataaataaataaatagaaataaaaaaaatgctgggCCAAAGGCACCCAAAGACTTACCATTTTTATACTGTAATTTTCAAAAATCAAGACAAACTTAAGACCTGTAAATTGTGAGTGAATGACAAGAAAAGAAGTTTATTTTTCAGGCTCATTCAACTGAATCAAGCCAGAGTGAGGCCTCTGTGTAACATACTGTTTACTACAAAACTGAAACCTACGTGAAACCAATGAATGGGCACCAACAGTAAGTTAAACCCCACATGTAAAAGAAAGTCATTGAACCTCTAACCACTGGCTACACCAGTATTACTGAAAAGTTGGCATCCAATCCCAGAGGTATGTATAACAACCCATGATTGCTGATGGGTTCCAAGATTAGAGCAAAAGCAAAGTACCCAAATGCAGACAACTGGTCAGTGAGGAATATTTCAGCGATggtaagagatcaatttaatgGTAGATTTAAGAGCCATCAGCTGCCTTTTGTGGACAAAGTTTTAACTAAATCAATTGGGAATCCAAAAGCAACAATAtagtggagaaaaaaacattcagtaCAGGTTGAAGGGACAGGTTTCAGAACTCAATGTTTATGAAGGTTTGTTAAGAGAGTCTAAGGGGACAGTATGGGACACGTGATGTATGAAGCAAATGTACCCTTTGTGTTCCTGCTGCATATAATCTTCATCTGTTACTACATTTTATTTCCCAGCTCTAACTGCTGTAATAACACATGTTTTGGGCCTGAACCTACGGAGCCCCTAAGGggacatgaagaaaaaaaataaaaaaatattttcccgAGATCTTTTGCGAGACCCCGCAATAGTTTTACGAGATCTCGCAAAACTTTTGCGAGATCTCGCAATAGTTTTACGAGATCTCGCAAAACTTTTGCGAGATCTCGCAATAGTTTTTGCGGGGTCTCGCAAAACTATTGCGAGACCCCGCAAAAGTTGTCACGCGGGTTATAGGTCAGCGTATTACTTCCGGTTCAATTCCACCGTCAATTAACAGTCATGGAGGACGATTTAAAAGTATTCCTGCGGTCAAGAGACGTCCCAAACGGGGACATAATGCGGATGGAAAGAGACAAGGTGGGTAGAAAGGAgttcaaacatgttttaactAAAAATCTAGCTGCCGTTAATGTTACGCATGTTATGTCGAGCTCCTTTTTCTCCGCCAGAAGTGGTTACCGTGGTAGCACTGCAGACTACAAATACTAAAGAGAAATAATGTACATGTAATAATTCGCAGTCAATTGGATGAACCAGCAGAACACTGACAAAAGTACTGCATTTTGCTGAAGCATTTAAACAGGGTTCTTAAGTTGTGGTCCTGTAGAGCCATCTTCCTACAGGTTATAGGCATCTCACACCTGATTTGAGTGATCTGCTCGTTATCAATAATCTGAGACACGGCTGTAGAATGATAACAAGCAGATCACTCAAATCAGGTGTGAGATGCCTATAACCTGTAGGAAGATGGCTCTACAGGACCACAACTTAAGAACCCTGCatcaaaatgaacacatttctcCAGTAGCATATATTAAATGTGCACTGACTAGCAAGGTTGTTTACAATTACAGTACAAATTACACCCAGTTAAGTGAAAATAACCAAAATCATATTTCAGCAGAATAAATTTTGATATGGGTTTTGTGTGAAGCAAGCCAGCTTTCTACCTGATGTATTTGTGTACATCTTGATGTACCTGTATTTTGTATTGTTACAACATGAGCTGAGAAATTAAGACCAATTATGAccattgtgtgtttatgtttgtgcatgtaCATGTTAGTTTGTTTACCAGTCATGGTCAAAGTAAGTATTTCTTGTAATTTTTTATGTTTGCAGGTTGACAAGGCAGTACTTTCCATCATGACCGATGAACAAATGGCAAAATATATCACATCATATGGTGATCGAGTAGccattctgtttttctgtcaacAAACCAAAACCCACACTGATAAAGAGACTGTTCTACAGAATTTAAGGGATAAAATAGGGGCACGGAAAATGAAGTCAAAGACAAGAGGAGCACTGTGCGGCCCATCTGGTGTGTTCCATAAGGCAAATGAAGGTATGGCAAGACAGAGAAATAATGCAGGAGAAAAGACTTCCAGGAAAATCGAAATTGGATGGCTTCATTTTAGCTGTAATGAATATCATCAAGTTAGGACAAGAAATGGCGGAGGAACAAGACATGCAACggtggaaaaaacaacaactgttgCTCAGATTTTGGATTTAGGAAAGGAGCTTTTCTTCCAAGATGGACACTCGACAAAAGGGCGAGTGGAGGACTTCAACTTTAATGTCTGTGATTTTAAAGGGAACCAGATTCCTTTTGAAGACACTGTTGGCAAACTTTATGAGCAAACCAAACTGAAGCTGCTTAGATTTTATATTTGCACAAAAGAAGCATCTTCAACAAATCAATCCTCATCTGAAGCAGATGGCTGCAGTGATGATTCCCTGTCTGAGGAGTTATCCGTCAGCATCGCTGAGGGAGCAGATTTACAGTTAGCTGAGTATGGACCTCAAAGTGATGCAGATGTTTCGATTACAGATGTACTGGATCATGGACATTCATCTAACAGTGACATGAGTGAACAGGTTTGTGGCTGTAGgaataatatttttaataaactaAGTAATGATGACAGGGACAGATAGAGAGATTATGCCCAAAGTTTAAACTTCTGGTAACTCAATGAAAAGAGAGCGACATGTATGACATGTATGTATCCtgaaaattttttttgtgtgtgttgcagagtCGGCATTTCCAGAGGCAACCAAGATCCAAAAGGCAGAGAGCACCATCTGAGACTGTGACGGCACAAGCTCAAAGAGAACTGCATCCCTTTCATTCGACTCCAACAGACATGAAGAAAACTCACATTGGGCAGGGACCAGACACCAACTCaagtgatgatgaagatgaaaatgTTTGGAATGAGCTCCAGCCTTCAAGTGACATCCGTGACCCCGACTTTGAATTAATTGATCTGACCAGTGCAGGTCCTGTAAACCAAGATGCCCCAGATGGAGACGAAGCAGATACAGTTGAATGGGATCCAGAAGATGACCTTGCCAAAACAGATGATGATGACCCAGTTGTGATAACGTTgaatcacaacaacaatgatgatgTCATACAGGTAGTGTCAAAAGTTGAGGTGCATTTTTGTATGAGGATTTAGAAATACTAATACAGATATTAaaaccagtaaaacaaaaaacacaatcaagtATTGTACTTTTTTGTTGCTGCTCAACAAAGTACATAGTTAGATTTTAATGGTctgtatatttgttttattaaaaaaaaaatcattatgcATTCCTactaaggaaaaaaaatgacatcctatatattttttttattgcatgtatACTGTTCTGTTCAACCATTATTGTGTACAGACAAATTAAATAACATATGGTTCTGTGAAATACTTACTGTAATTAAATTTTCCCCTTATTATTCAGAGCTTACTTTAGCTTCAGAAATAATAAACCAACCGTTGGTTTTCATAActtcaatttttttctaaaatccTTATATATCAGATTCTTATACCAAGACTTTTTACTGTACTTCCACTTCTAGTGTATAGTGCTATAGCAAAGTTATGCACAGattttatgaaaaacaaaaaggaatagTGTAGTTAAGCAGGCTACATACTACCAGTGGAATACAGGTCTTTGACTTGATTCCTGGATTCCTTGCGCAGCAGTTTTGTAAACactatttttgattttattgcacTTAACTCTCTAAAATTATTTTTGCTCAATTTCTCAAAATTCAATCAGGTTTTTGTGAGTTTTCCTAGTTTTAACTAAAATATAGGCTGAAGAGGAGTTTGAAAAGAATCTTAAAAATGACCATCTGCTATCACAACTTCGACTTGTGTCAGCTGCCAATTAATACTGTATACTTAATTCATCTTTCAGAGTGCTGAGCTAATGGGAGTACCGACGCTGGATTTACAACTCCCATTGTCTTCAGCTAATGGCCTGCCTCCAGTACATGTGCAGTCAGGTGGTGAGGAGGCAGTGCAAACTGCACAGGTAAGAGGCATATCTGTAAGCAACTCTGAACACAACATGTAAACTACTGTAAGATTTTACATTACTGTACAGATAATGGTACTATTAAGCATACTttttgaagacagtttgtgCATCATCGATTacaattatatttttaattgaaatgaGTCGTGTATACAATTTTGGAGGCCAGAATCTCTTTTTCAAATCAGTCATCATTTGAAAAGACATTCCCATgcccatatttatttaaaatatatttgggAGGACTTTACATAACAAGTTTAACCCTTTTTGAACAGTGCTGTAAGTTTAAGTCTACTTGAAGAGACACTTTAATGAGAGAGATAACTGTGCACTGAACATCATGTCAATGGTtttataaaaactttaaaatcacacaGCAGTTCACAGTATCAATTTGGGTAAGAAAACATTTATAGGTAATAGGTGAAGCGATATACCTGTGGATGCTGCCAAATTTTCAGTATGGTTCTCCATATAGACACAGTGAAGACATCCCCCACTGACTAAGGCGATTCAGATCTTAAGTGCAGAAAGCCTACCTACAGATTCCTACAATTTTTTTCAGTCACAGCATTCTCTTGAATATTATATAGTGGTTTTCTGAATGGAACTGTACTTGGCGGAAATTTGATGCATTTACTTTAGATGCAAGGCCAAGAAGAGACTACTAGTTGTGAATGAAAATCCTGTGTTGAGTTGTTGCTTTTGATTAGCATCATGGAATTCAATATTATTTGACAAGATGTTTTGGCCTCTGCTTCAATTATTGACCTTGACAAgttgtctttttgtgtttatgtgtatgttttgtttttataggaGGACAGCAGACTCTTCTCACCACAAGCTGCGCCAAGCAGCCAACTTTCCCCATTAACCTCAGCTGGCAACCCAATAAACCCAAGCCCAAAACATGCATCGATTTGCAGGGTAAAGGTTGTGGAAGATCTTTTGGCTGTGTTTATGGACAGCAGCATAATAGAACTGACTCTAAAGATGGACTTTGTAAATGAAAAAGCCATTGATGATGCTGGAGTGTCGAGGGATGTTTACACTGCATTCTGGGAGCAGTTTCTTGAACAGTGTGAAGGGGAAACAGAGCGAGTTCCAAGACTAAGACCAGATTTCAGTGAAGCTGAATGGCAAGCAGTTGGACGGATCTGGGTAAAAGGTTTCCTAGACCATGGTATCATACCAGTGAGGCTATCAAAGGCATTCATTTTAGCTTGCATTCATGGTATTGACTCAGTTAATGCTGACgtcctgatgacatcatttcaAAACTACCTTCCTCCCATTGAGAGATCAGCTGTTGAGAAGGCTCTCCAGGGTACAATGGAGGAAAGTGATGAGGAGGACCTGCTCGACCTTTTTACAAGGATGGGCTCCCATTTATTACCATCAAAGAGCAACATGGAGCCTGCCATCGAAACAATGGCTCATAAGTCCATTCTCCAAGAGCCAAAATTTATTGTTGATTGCTTCTCAACACCCATGGAACATGTAAAGCTTAAACTGCCAGACAAGGAAAGTTTAATGTCTCTGTATGAGTC from Notolabrus celidotus isolate fNotCel1 chromosome 3, fNotCel1.pri, whole genome shotgun sequence carries:
- the LOC117809829 gene encoding uncharacterized protein LOC117809829 isoform X2, whose translation is MEDDLKVFLRSRDVPNGDIMRMERDKSRHFQRQPRSKRQRAPSETVTAQAQRELHPFHSTPTDMKKTHIGQGPDTNSSDDEDENVWNELQPSSDIRDPDFELIDLTSAGPVNQDAPDGDEADTVEWDPEDDLAKTDDDDPVVITLNHNNNDDVIQSAELMGVPTLDLQLPLSSANGLPPVHVQSGGEEAVQTAQEDSRLFSPQAAPSSQLSPLTSAGNPINPSPKHASICRVKVVEDLLAVFMDSSIIELTLKMDFVNEKAIDDAGVSRDVYTAFWEQFLEQCEGETERVPRLRPDFSEAEWQAVGRIWVKGFLDHGIIPVRLSKAFILACIHGIDSVNADVLMTSFQNYLPPIERSAVEKALQGTMEESDEEDLLDLFTRMGSHLLPSKSNMEPAIETMAHKSILQEPKFIVDCFSTPMEHVKLKLPDKESLMSLYESKRATGRRVSQLFETTKMVLSQREQATFNHLQRYAKNADQSKAEKILRFCSGSSVICVEKILVCFNAETGLNRRPVAHTCGATLELPCTYSAYPEFRTEFDNILSSNYLEMDIL
- the LOC117809829 gene encoding uncharacterized protein LOC117809829 isoform X1; protein product: MEDDLKVFLRSRDVPNGDIMRMERDKVDKAVLSIMTDEQMAKYITSYGDRVAILFFCQQTKTHTDKETVLQNLRDKIGARKMKSKTRGALCGPSGVFHKANEGMARQRNNAGEKTSRKIEIGWLHFSCNEYHQVRTRNGGGTRHATVEKTTTVAQILDLGKELFFQDGHSTKGRVEDFNFNVCDFKGNQIPFEDTVGKLYEQTKLKLLRFYICTKEASSTNQSSSEADGCSDDSLSEELSVSIAEGADLQLAEYGPQSDADVSITDVLDHGHSSNSDMSEQSRHFQRQPRSKRQRAPSETVTAQAQRELHPFHSTPTDMKKTHIGQGPDTNSSDDEDENVWNELQPSSDIRDPDFELIDLTSAGPVNQDAPDGDEADTVEWDPEDDLAKTDDDDPVVITLNHNNNDDVIQSAELMGVPTLDLQLPLSSANGLPPVHVQSGGEEAVQTAQEDSRLFSPQAAPSSQLSPLTSAGNPINPSPKHASICRVKVVEDLLAVFMDSSIIELTLKMDFVNEKAIDDAGVSRDVYTAFWEQFLEQCEGETERVPRLRPDFSEAEWQAVGRIWVKGFLDHGIIPVRLSKAFILACIHGIDSVNADVLMTSFQNYLPPIERSAVEKALQGTMEESDEEDLLDLFTRMGSHLLPSKSNMEPAIETMAHKSILQEPKFIVDCFSTPMEHVKLKLPDKESLMSLYESKRATGRRVSQLFETTKMVLSQREQATFNHLQRYAKNADQSKAEKILRFCSGSSVICVEKILVCFNAETGLNRRPVAHTCGATLELPCTYSAYPEFRTEFDNILSSNYLEMDIL